In Massilia violaceinigra, one DNA window encodes the following:
- a CDS encoding DUF2185 domain-containing protein: protein MHTQKFALTADQIKPLATGRGGCIATDKITVEGFPVGYMVREPTSRPQDSGWCFMGGDETQEYMDDPSHHGIYDVNTIANYSPDITPLLDAPPCSAFARDAVSGKLVQVQYEAPLE from the coding sequence ATGCACACACAGAAATTTGCACTTACTGCTGATCAAATCAAGCCGCTGGCTACCGGTCGAGGTGGCTGTATTGCTACGGATAAGATCACCGTGGAAGGTTTCCCAGTGGGATATATGGTGCGAGAGCCGACTTCTCGTCCGCAAGACAGCGGTTGGTGTTTCATGGGCGGCGACGAGACGCAGGAGTACATGGATGATCCATCGCATCACGGCATCTATGACGTGAACACCATTGCAAATTATTCTCCAGATATCACTCCCTTGCTTGATGCCCCTCCATGCAGTGCGTTTGCCAGGGATGCGGTCAGCGGCAAGCTTGTGCAGGTCCAATATGAGGCGCCGCTGGAATAA
- a CDS encoding NAD-dependent epimerase/dehydratase family protein, with protein sequence MSKPFKRILLTGAAGGLGRLLRDRIKPWADIVRLSDLADVGPAGEGEEVVQCDLADKAAVLALMEGVDAVLHFGGISTEAPFDAIMQANILGMANLYEAIHKCGVKRVVFASSNHTMGFYKTTDLVDADMPPRPDGMYGVSKVFGESLSRYYYDRFGIETVCLRIGSCFPEPANPRMMITYLSADDLVEALRCSLFAARVGHTIAFGVSDNKAKWWDDRKSRHLGFVAKDSSTQFEHKFPDSGNYAPADDITITFQGGGFLLTGPQYN encoded by the coding sequence ATGAGCAAACCATTCAAACGCATTCTGCTGACCGGCGCCGCCGGCGGCCTCGGACGCCTGCTGCGCGACCGCATCAAACCATGGGCCGACATCGTCCGCCTGTCCGACCTGGCCGATGTCGGCCCGGCCGGCGAGGGCGAAGAAGTGGTCCAGTGCGACCTGGCCGACAAAGCCGCCGTGCTGGCGCTGATGGAAGGCGTGGACGCGGTGCTGCACTTCGGCGGCATTTCGACCGAAGCGCCGTTCGACGCGATCATGCAAGCCAATATTCTCGGCATGGCCAATCTGTACGAAGCGATTCACAAGTGCGGCGTCAAGCGTGTGGTGTTTGCCAGCTCGAACCACACGATGGGCTTCTACAAGACCACCGACCTGGTCGACGCCGACATGCCGCCGCGCCCTGATGGCATGTACGGCGTCAGCAAGGTGTTCGGCGAATCGCTGTCGCGCTACTACTACGACCGCTTCGGCATCGAAACCGTATGCCTGCGCATCGGCTCCTGCTTCCCCGAGCCGGCCAATCCGCGCATGATGATCACCTACCTTAGCGCCGACGACCTGGTCGAAGCGCTGCGCTGCTCGCTGTTTGCCGCGCGCGTGGGCCATACCATCGCCTTCGGCGTGTCGGACAACAAGGCCAAATGGTGGGACGACCGCAAATCGCGCCACCTCGGTTTCGTGGCCAAGGACAGCTCGACCCAGTTCGAGCACAAGTTCCCCGATAGCGGCAACTACGCGCCGGCCGACGACATCACCATTACCTTCCAGGGTGGCGGTTTTCTTTTGACCGGGCCGCAATATAACTAG
- a CDS encoding aldose 1-epimerase, producing the protein MRNAQLSAEILPGFGGALSRLDWTGGGTPVPVLRPYGGGDAAPRPNQLACFPLVPWSNRMAGGFSYGGERYDIAPNREGDPFPIHGEGWQRPWTVAFHSASQVLLMLERRDGVPFSYRASLEYALRGNSLVVTLEVTNTGALALPFGLGLHPWMPRSPGTILQAAARSVWMAGADKLPSHAEAIPQAWSFDRACALPDGLIDNVFEGWDGQARIHWPESGLNLAIAADSGYYIVYAPAGGDFFCFEPVDHLINAHNMAGGPARHGLTMLAPGQRLRRMFSFSVT; encoded by the coding sequence CTGCGTAACGCGCAGCTCTCCGCCGAAATCCTTCCGGGTTTCGGTGGCGCCTTGTCGCGTCTGGACTGGACAGGTGGCGGCACGCCGGTTCCGGTACTGCGGCCGTATGGCGGGGGCGATGCGGCGCCCCGTCCTAATCAATTGGCCTGCTTTCCGCTGGTGCCGTGGTCGAACCGGATGGCGGGTGGTTTTTCGTATGGCGGTGAGCGTTACGACATCGCGCCCAACCGCGAAGGCGATCCGTTTCCGATTCATGGCGAGGGCTGGCAGCGGCCATGGACGGTGGCGTTCCATTCGGCCAGCCAGGTGCTGCTGATGCTGGAGCGCCGCGATGGCGTGCCATTCTCGTATCGCGCCTCGCTCGAATACGCCTTGCGCGGTAATTCTCTGGTGGTGACGCTGGAAGTGACCAATACCGGCGCACTGGCGCTGCCGTTCGGTCTGGGCTTACATCCGTGGATGCCGCGCAGTCCTGGCACGATCTTGCAGGCGGCGGCGCGCAGCGTGTGGATGGCCGGTGCCGACAAGCTGCCCTCGCATGCGGAAGCGATCCCGCAGGCATGGTCGTTCGACCGTGCCTGCGCGCTGCCTGATGGCTTGATCGACAATGTGTTCGAGGGCTGGGATGGGCAGGCGCGCATTCACTGGCCCGAGAGCGGCTTGAACCTCGCGATCGCCGCTGATAGCGGGTACTACATTGTGTATGCGCCGGCCGGCGGGGATTTTTTCTGCTTCGAACCGGTGGATCACCTGATCAACGCGCATAACATGGCCGGTGGGCCGGCAAGGCATGGCTTGACGATGCTGGCGCCGGGGCAGAGATTGCGGCGGATGTTCAGTTTTTCGGTGACTTAA
- a CDS encoding LysR family transcriptional regulator: protein MEFRQLRYFIAVAEELHFTRAAERLHIGQPPLSHAIQLLEADVGAQLFERTKRWVRLTEAGRLFLDDARRIVALSEQATATARRAERGEAGELRIGFTFSTPLTPLFANVINRYRQRYPAVTLTLHEMATVPQLDALARRALDLGFVRPPENGLPENIGLTALREDPLVAVLPTGLALARKQAVALSEMAELPFVMYPHSAGTGIYPQIFRLCRDAGFVPRVEQTAGEASTIIGLVAAGCGVSVLPGSFERIRMDGVCYRPLLDPAATTTLLLAQRKGEHAPLVQAFLALATEAALLS, encoded by the coding sequence ATGGAATTTCGCCAGCTCCGCTACTTCATCGCCGTGGCCGAGGAACTGCATTTCACGCGCGCGGCCGAGCGCCTGCACATCGGCCAGCCCCCGCTCAGCCACGCCATCCAGTTGCTGGAAGCGGATGTCGGCGCGCAGCTGTTCGAGCGCACCAAGCGCTGGGTCAGGCTGACCGAAGCCGGGCGATTGTTCCTGGACGATGCACGCCGCATCGTGGCCTTGTCGGAGCAGGCCACGGCCACCGCGCGCCGGGCCGAGCGCGGCGAGGCGGGCGAACTGCGCATCGGCTTCACGTTCTCGACGCCGCTCACGCCCCTGTTTGCGAACGTGATCAACCGCTACCGCCAGCGGTATCCGGCGGTGACGCTGACCTTGCACGAAATGGCCACCGTGCCGCAGCTCGACGCGCTGGCGCGGCGCGCGCTCGACTTGGGATTCGTGCGACCGCCCGAGAACGGACTGCCCGAGAACATCGGCCTGACGGCGCTGCGCGAGGACCCGCTGGTGGCGGTGCTGCCGACCGGCCTGGCCCTGGCGCGCAAACAGGCGGTCGCGCTCAGCGAGATGGCAGAACTGCCGTTCGTGATGTATCCGCATAGCGCGGGGACGGGGATTTATCCGCAGATTTTCAGGCTGTGCAGGGATGCGGGCTTCGTGCCGAGGGTGGAGCAGACGGCGGGGGAAGCGTCGACCATCATCGGGCTGGTGGCGGCGGGGTGCGGGGTGTCGGTGCTGCCAGGGTCGTTCGAGAGGATCAGGATGGATGGGGTGTGTTATCGGCCGTTGCTCGATCCGGCGGCGACGACGACCTTGCTGCTGGCGCAGAGGAAGGGCGAGCATGCCCCGTTGGTGCAGGCGTTTTTGGCGCTGGCGACGGAGGCGGCTCTTTTGAGTTAG
- the garD gene encoding galactarate dehydratase: protein MTTPEKTPLHIRMHAGDNVAIVVNDGGLPAGTVFPDGLVLVDAVPQGHKVALADFAEGDAVIRYNVTIGFAARALPKGSWISEAVLRMPAARELEGLPIATRAAPVMAPLEGYTFQGFRNADGSVGTRNILAITTTVQCVSGVVEHAVKRIKSELLPRYPNVDDVVGLEHTYGCGVAIDAPGAEIPIRTLRNITQNPNFGGQAMVVSLGCEKLQPARLFPKGSIPILSGADPAHVCLQDEGHVGFQSMIDSIMRTAEVQLQALNARQRETCPASDLVVGVQCGGSDAFSGVTANPAVGYATDLLVRAGATVMFSEVTEVRDGIDQLTSRAANADVADAMIREMAWYDAYLTRGGVDRSANTTPGNKKGGLSNIVEKAMGSIVKSGSSAITGVLSPGEKLKQKGLIYAATPASDFICGTLQLAAGMNIHVFTTGRGTPYGLAECPVIKVATRNDLARRWHDLMDVNAGRIASGEASIEDVGWELFKLMLDVASGSKTWAEHWKLHNALTLFNPAPVT from the coding sequence ATGACGACACCGGAAAAAACACCGCTCCATATCCGCATGCACGCGGGCGACAATGTCGCCATCGTGGTGAACGACGGCGGCTTGCCGGCGGGGACAGTGTTTCCGGACGGGCTGGTGCTGGTCGACGCGGTGCCGCAGGGTCATAAAGTGGCCCTGGCCGACTTTGCCGAGGGCGATGCCGTCATCCGCTACAACGTCACCATCGGTTTCGCCGCGCGCGCGCTGCCGAAAGGAAGCTGGATTTCGGAAGCGGTGCTGCGCATGCCGGCCGCGCGCGAACTCGAAGGGCTGCCGATCGCCACCCGTGCCGCACCGGTCATGGCGCCGCTGGAGGGCTATACCTTCCAGGGCTTCAGGAACGCCGACGGCTCGGTCGGCACGCGTAATATCCTGGCCATCACCACCACCGTGCAATGCGTCTCCGGCGTGGTCGAACATGCGGTCAAGCGCATCAAGAGCGAACTGCTGCCGCGCTACCCGAACGTGGACGACGTGGTCGGCCTCGAACATACCTACGGCTGCGGCGTGGCGATCGATGCGCCGGGCGCCGAAATCCCGATCCGCACGCTGCGCAACATCACCCAGAACCCGAACTTCGGCGGCCAGGCGATGGTGGTCAGCCTGGGCTGCGAAAAGCTGCAGCCGGCGCGCCTGTTCCCGAAGGGCTCGATCCCGATCCTGAGTGGCGCCGATCCGGCGCACGTGTGCCTGCAGGACGAGGGCCACGTGGGCTTCCAGTCGATGATCGATTCGATCATGCGCACCGCCGAGGTCCAGCTGCAGGCTCTCAACGCGCGCCAGCGCGAAACCTGCCCGGCGTCGGACCTGGTGGTGGGCGTGCAGTGCGGCGGCAGCGATGCGTTTTCGGGCGTGACGGCCAATCCGGCGGTGGGCTACGCGACCGACCTGCTGGTGCGCGCCGGCGCCACCGTGATGTTCTCGGAAGTGACGGAAGTGCGCGACGGGATCGACCAGCTGACTTCGCGCGCCGCCAACGCCGACGTGGCCGACGCCATGATCCGCGAAATGGCCTGGTACGACGCTTACCTCACGCGCGGCGGCGTCGACCGCAGCGCCAACACCACGCCGGGTAACAAGAAGGGCGGGCTGTCGAACATCGTCGAAAAGGCGATGGGATCGATCGTCAAGTCGGGATCGTCCGCGATCACTGGCGTGCTTTCGCCCGGCGAGAAACTCAAACAGAAGGGGCTGATTTACGCAGCCACCCCCGCCAGCGACTTCATCTGCGGTACATTGCAGCTGGCGGCGGGGATGAATATCCATGTGTTCACCACGGGCCGCGGCACGCCTTACGGCCTGGCCGAATGCCCGGTCATCAAGGTCGCCACGCGCAACGACCTGGCGCGCCGCTGGCACGACCTGATGGACGTGAATGCGGGCCGCATCGCCAGTGGCGAAGCGAGCATCGAAGACGTCGGCTGGGAATTGTTCAAGCTGATGCTCGATGTCGCCAGCGGCAGCAAGACCTGGGCCGAACACTGGAAGCTGCACAATGCCCTGACCCTTTTCAATCCTGCACCGGTGACCTGA
- a CDS encoding CaiB/BaiF CoA transferase family protein yields MTQAFSGMPKALGHIRVLDLSRVLAGPWCSQNLADLGADVIKIERPGVGDDTRAWGPPYARDADGNNTSEAAYFLTANRGKRSVTVDIATPEGQALIRDLAREADVVLENYKVGQLKRYGLNYASLKEIKPDLVYCSVTGFGQDGPYAHRAGYDFLIQGMGGLMSVTGERDDLPGGGPQKAGVALTDLMTGMYATVAVLAALTHRDRTGQGQYIDMALLDTQVAMLANVGSNYLNSGKAPKRWGNAHANIVPYQTFACADGHIIVATGNDGQYQKFVEAGGRPELAVDARFVTNPLRVQHRDVLVPLLAEMVGTRTRDEWIAQLEAVGVPCGPINDVGEVFENEQVKARGVAIEMDHPAAGKVKLVRSPMKLSLTPAQADLPPPMLGQHTDEVLRDLLGRSEEEIAALRAKGAI; encoded by the coding sequence ATGACTCAAGCATTTTCGGGCATGCCCAAGGCGCTCGGCCACATCCGCGTACTCGATTTGTCGCGCGTGCTGGCCGGTCCCTGGTGCTCCCAGAACCTGGCCGATCTCGGCGCCGATGTAATCAAGATCGAACGTCCCGGCGTGGGCGACGACACCCGCGCCTGGGGCCCGCCGTACGCGCGCGACGCCGACGGCAATAACACCAGCGAGGCGGCCTACTTCCTGACCGCGAACCGCGGCAAACGTTCCGTCACGGTCGATATTGCCACTCCCGAAGGCCAGGCGCTGATCCGCGACCTCGCGCGCGAGGCCGACGTGGTGCTGGAAAACTACAAGGTCGGGCAGCTGAAGCGCTACGGCCTCAATTACGCCAGCCTGAAAGAGATCAAGCCGGACCTGGTGTACTGCTCGGTGACAGGGTTTGGCCAGGACGGGCCGTATGCGCACCGCGCCGGCTACGACTTCCTGATCCAGGGCATGGGCGGACTGATGTCGGTGACGGGCGAGCGCGACGACCTGCCCGGCGGCGGCCCGCAAAAGGCCGGCGTGGCGCTGACCGATCTGATGACCGGCATGTACGCCACGGTGGCGGTGCTGGCCGCGCTCACGCACCGCGACCGCACCGGCCAAGGCCAGTACATCGACATGGCGCTGCTCGACACGCAGGTGGCGATGCTGGCCAATGTGGGCAGCAATTACCTTAACAGCGGCAAGGCGCCCAAGCGCTGGGGCAATGCGCATGCCAACATCGTGCCGTATCAGACGTTTGCTTGCGCCGATGGGCACATCATCGTCGCGACCGGGAACGATGGGCAGTATCAGAAGTTCGTGGAAGCGGGCGGGCGGCCCGAGTTGGCAGTCGATGCGCGCTTCGTCACCAATCCGCTGCGCGTGCAGCACCGCGATGTGCTGGTGCCGCTGCTGGCGGAGATGGTCGGCACGCGCACGCGCGACGAGTGGATTGCGCAGCTCGAAGCGGTCGGCGTGCCGTGCGGGCCGATCAACGATGTCGGTGAAGTGTTCGAGAACGAACAGGTGAAAGCGCGCGGCGTGGCCATCGAGATGGATCATCCGGCGGCGGGCAAGGTGAAGCTGGTGCGCAGCCCGATGAAGCTCTCGCTCACGCCAGCGCAGGCCGATTTGCCGCCGCCGATGCTGGGGCAGCATACCGATGAAGTGCTGCGCGATTTGCTGGGACGCAGCGAAGAGGAGATTGCGGCGTTGCGAGCGAAAGGTGCGATTTAA
- a CDS encoding DUF4178 domain-containing protein → MQIVSCPSCGAEVKFKSHAAVMAVCEFCRATLLKDAESVKNLGTMSSVLEDYSPIQIGTSGTVGARNFTVVGRIQLRYAEGMWNEWYVLYGDGGNGWLGDSSGLFTITAERKVAVALPGFDAIHVANAYHIDDQRYLASEKRSGECIAGQGELPFRVGTGWRIRVADFRSGPHFLTLDYTDGETPVVYTGVAVTLAEMRCQLLRDDEQIKASAGKYRGKVDALDCPACGSTISYLPGVATNLVCPSCAAQLDAAGPEASVLAAGDKVAQMRTTIEIGAKANIHGSKCTVIGAMIRATGSDSQWTEYLVYSVNANFFWLIESDDGWYRADVMTHWPAWHPTASELARADKVDYQKTDDYIATVVAAAGAFNWRVAVGDTVHVMEFEHGKSSLAAEISAGEMTWSRSKPVAADQVTAWFSKAVKKTRPPKVRKRAPASGPTLSATLGKFFWWLLGLNLIPLLFNFGATAMYLIMALLAICIPAMFTSVAGKDDE, encoded by the coding sequence ATGCAAATCGTTTCCTGCCCAAGCTGCGGCGCCGAAGTCAAGTTCAAATCGCACGCCGCCGTCATGGCGGTGTGCGAGTTTTGTCGCGCCACCCTGCTCAAGGATGCCGAATCGGTCAAGAACCTGGGCACCATGTCGTCGGTGCTGGAAGACTACTCTCCGATCCAGATCGGCACCAGCGGGACCGTCGGCGCGCGCAATTTCACGGTGGTCGGGCGCATCCAGCTGCGCTACGCCGAAGGGATGTGGAACGAATGGTATGTGCTGTACGGCGACGGCGGCAACGGCTGGCTGGGCGACTCCTCGGGCCTGTTCACCATCACCGCCGAACGCAAAGTCGCCGTCGCCCTGCCCGGCTTCGACGCGATCCACGTGGCCAACGCCTACCACATCGACGATCAGCGCTACCTTGCGTCGGAAAAGCGCAGCGGCGAATGCATCGCCGGCCAGGGCGAACTGCCGTTCCGGGTCGGCACGGGCTGGCGCATCCGCGTGGCGGACTTTCGCAGCGGGCCGCACTTCCTGACGCTCGACTACACCGATGGCGAAACGCCGGTGGTGTACACGGGGGTGGCGGTCACGCTGGCCGAAATGCGCTGCCAGCTGCTGCGCGACGATGAACAGATCAAGGCCAGCGCGGGCAAATACCGGGGCAAGGTCGATGCGCTCGACTGCCCCGCGTGCGGCAGCACCATCAGCTATCTGCCGGGCGTGGCGACCAACCTGGTTTGCCCGTCCTGCGCCGCCCAGCTCGACGCCGCGGGTCCCGAGGCCAGCGTTCTGGCAGCCGGCGACAAGGTCGCGCAGATGCGCACCACGATCGAGATCGGCGCCAAGGCGAACATCCACGGCAGCAAGTGCACCGTGATCGGCGCCATGATCCGCGCAACCGGCAGCGATTCGCAGTGGACTGAATACCTGGTCTATAGCGTCAACGCCAACTTCTTCTGGCTGATCGAAAGCGATGACGGCTGGTATCGGGCCGACGTCATGACCCACTGGCCGGCATGGCATCCGACCGCGTCCGAACTGGCCAGGGCCGACAAGGTCGACTACCAAAAAACCGATGACTACATCGCGACCGTGGTGGCGGCGGCCGGCGCGTTCAACTGGCGCGTGGCGGTGGGCGACACCGTGCACGTGATGGAATTCGAGCACGGCAAAAGCAGCCTGGCGGCTGAAATCAGCGCCGGGGAAATGACCTGGTCACGCTCCAAGCCGGTCGCAGCCGACCAGGTCACGGCCTGGTTCAGCAAAGCGGTAAAAAAAACGCGGCCTCCCAAGGTCCGGAAGCGCGCGCCGGCATCGGGGCCGACGCTGTCCGCCACACTGGGCAAATTCTTCTGGTGGCTGCTCGGGTTGAACCTGATTCCGCTGCTATTTAACTTCGGCGCGACCGCCATGTACCTGATCATGGCCTTGCTGGCCATTTGTATTCCGGCGATGTTCACCAGCGTGGCCGGCAAGGATGATGAATGA
- a CDS encoding MFS transporter, protein MSSSVVTAGSPAFKRINRAMLCGGFSAFALLYSVQPLMPLLAHQFALTPAQSSWSLSIATLALAVSLVISGALSDRIGRKKLMTFALVAAAGFTVLTALAQNYAQLLVLRALLGFSLGGMPAVAMAYLSEEIEGPSLGLSMGLYISGTALGGMAGRVVASVASDHYSWRLALGLMGAAGLYAAWEFARSLPESRNFRGGKPGLRGLLEGARTHLRDDGMPWLFGLGFLVMGVFVSLYNYIGYRMLAAPFNMSQSAVGALSVLYLIGMFSSVWAGRLADRIGRRNVLWMVMTIMLAGLVLTLSSRLLLILAGMSLFTFGFFGTHSVTSSWVGRRARAPQALASAMYLFFYYIGSSVIGSVSGLVWSGAGWNGVVGLLALALGLALAIALRLRGLAPIEAVNLKVA, encoded by the coding sequence ATGTCTTCCAGCGTCGTCACCGCCGGTTCTCCCGCCTTCAAACGGATCAACCGCGCCATGCTGTGCGGCGGCTTTTCCGCCTTCGCGCTGCTGTATTCGGTGCAGCCGCTCATGCCCCTGCTGGCGCACCAGTTCGCGCTCACGCCAGCCCAGAGCAGCTGGTCGCTGTCGATTGCCACGCTGGCGCTGGCGGTGTCGCTGGTGATCAGCGGCGCCCTGTCGGACCGCATTGGTCGCAAGAAGCTGATGACGTTCGCCCTGGTGGCCGCCGCCGGTTTCACGGTGCTGACCGCGCTGGCCCAGAACTACGCCCAGTTGCTGGTGCTGCGCGCCTTGCTCGGTTTTTCGCTGGGCGGCATGCCGGCCGTCGCCATGGCTTACCTGAGCGAGGAGATCGAGGGGCCGTCGCTGGGCCTGTCCATGGGCCTGTATATCAGCGGCACCGCGCTCGGCGGCATGGCGGGGAGGGTGGTCGCTTCCGTGGCCAGCGACCATTACTCGTGGCGCCTGGCGCTGGGGCTGATGGGCGCCGCCGGCCTGTATGCGGCATGGGAGTTCGCGCGCAGTTTGCCGGAGTCGCGCAATTTCAGAGGCGGTAAACCCGGGCTGCGTGGTTTGCTGGAAGGCGCCCGCACGCACCTGCGCGATGACGGCATGCCGTGGCTGTTTGGGCTCGGCTTCCTGGTGATGGGTGTGTTCGTGAGCCTGTATAACTACATCGGCTACCGCATGCTGGCCGCGCCATTCAATATGAGCCAGAGTGCGGTGGGGGCGCTGTCGGTGCTGTATCTGATCGGGATGTTCAGTTCCGTCTGGGCGGGCCGGCTGGCCGACCGCATCGGCCGGCGCAATGTGTTGTGGATGGTGATGACGATCATGCTGGCCGGGCTGGTTCTCACCCTGTCCAGCCGTCTGCTGCTGATCCTGGCGGGTATGAGCTTGTTCACGTTCGGTTTTTTCGGCACCCATTCGGTGACCAGCAGCTGGGTGGGACGGCGGGCGAGGGCGCCGCAGGCGCTGGCGTCGGCCATGTACCTGTTCTTTTACTACATCGGATCGAGCGTGATCGGGTCGGTATCGGGGCTGGTGTGGAGCGGGGCCGGGTGGAACGGGGTGGTGGGCCTGCTGGCGCTGGCGCTCGGCCTGGCGCTGGCGATTGCGCTGCGTTTGCGCGGGTTGGCGCCGATTGAGGCGGTCAACTTGAAGGTCGCGTAA
- the speD gene encoding adenosylmethionine decarboxylase: MITHAHRPAGIHLLIDFHGIDPALLTVSADIDALLRAGAEAAGARILHSHFHSFGEAMGVTGVVLLAESHISVHTWPEYGFAAADIFMCGDAQPQLALQVIELALKPTSRVVQTIERGVATPVGLSIIDKPSAVVPAQ, encoded by the coding sequence GTGATCACGCACGCGCACCGTCCGGCCGGCATTCATCTGCTGATTGATTTTCACGGGATCGATCCGGCCCTGCTGACCGTGAGCGCCGATATCGACGCGCTGCTGCGCGCCGGCGCCGAGGCCGCGGGTGCGCGCATCTTGCACAGTCATTTCCACAGCTTCGGCGAGGCGATGGGAGTGACCGGCGTGGTGCTGCTGGCCGAGTCCCATATTTCGGTCCATACGTGGCCGGAGTACGGTTTCGCGGCGGCGGATATTTTCATGTGCGGCGATGCGCAGCCGCAGCTGGCGTTGCAGGTAATCGAGCTGGCGTTGAAGCCGACGTCGCGCGTGGTGCAGACCATTGAACGTGGCGTGGCCACTCCCGTTGGCCTGTCGATTATCGATAAACCAAGCGCCGTCGTCCCCGCGCAGTGA
- a CDS encoding formylglycine-generating enzyme family protein produces METISIPPGSINLRDDRKQQSWVVALAPFALGKYPVTRAQYAQLSGGAPEPGSTAQHPVVNVSWIDAVRYCNLLSLSQGLATSYAIAADGQAVTLLPEARGYRLPTEAQWEYACRAGTREPRYGELDDIAWYRGNAAGASQPVGLKAANAWGLHDMLGNVWEWCEDLYDPEVYGEYRVFRGGGWDDLERSCLVTNRRRSHPTFAIDDLGFRVARPA; encoded by the coding sequence ATGGAAACCATCAGCATCCCGCCCGGCAGCATCAATCTGCGCGACGACCGCAAGCAACAGAGCTGGGTGGTCGCGCTCGCGCCCTTCGCGCTCGGCAAGTATCCCGTCACGCGGGCGCAATACGCCCAGTTGAGCGGGGGCGCGCCAGAGCCAGGCTCAACAGCCCAGCACCCCGTGGTGAATGTCTCCTGGATCGATGCTGTGCGCTACTGCAACCTGCTGTCATTGTCCCAGGGGTTGGCAACGTCGTACGCGATCGCAGCCGATGGCCAGGCGGTCACGCTCCTGCCAGAAGCGCGCGGCTATCGGCTTCCCACCGAGGCACAATGGGAGTATGCCTGCCGCGCCGGCACCCGGGAACCGCGCTACGGCGAACTCGATGACATCGCCTGGTACCGCGGCAATGCTGCGGGCGCGTCCCAGCCGGTCGGCCTCAAAGCGGCGAACGCCTGGGGGCTGCATGACATGCTGGGCAATGTGTGGGAATGGTGCGAGGACCTGTATGACCCCGAGGTGTACGGCGAGTACCGGGTCTTTCGCGGCGGGGGCTGGGACGATCTGGAGCGCAGCTGCCTGGTCACCAACCGGCGCCGCAGCCATCCGACCTTCGCCATCGATGACCTTGGTTTCCGGGTGGCGCGCCCGGCTTGA